Proteins from a genomic interval of Acidobacteriota bacterium:
- a CDS encoding glycosyltransferase family A protein produces the protein MADPLRIHVVTACHNAELWLPRLAESLREQSHRDFCWTVYDDASTDGSVALLQGLAAEEPRLRLLRGSRRGWAARARWRALASLDAADRDLVVLVDGDDWLAGSE, from the coding sequence ATGGCTGATCCCCTGCGCATCCACGTCGTCACCGCCTGCCACAACGCCGAGCTCTGGCTGCCGCGGCTGGCGGAGAGCCTGAGGGAACAAAGCCACCGGGACTTTTGCTGGACCGTCTACGACGATGCCTCCACCGACGGCTCGGTGGCGCTGCTGCAGGGGTTGGCCGCCGAGGAGCCTCGTCTGAGATTGCTGCGGGGAAGCCGGCGCGGCTGGGCGGCTCGGGCGCGCTGGCGGGCGCTGGCGTCTCTCGATGCGGCAGATCGCGATCTGGTGGTGCTGGTGGACGGTGACGACTGGCTGGCAGGATCCGAG
- a CDS encoding glycosyltransferase family 2 protein: MPKISLLVPYRNRTVHLRNLLSWFRQADAPDRELILVEGAAEKTVQRLVEDCPGARYLFVENPDAFHLSRLLNRGLAAARGELILPFDVDLLPAPGVFRRHVAAAASAPRLVVAGYRLLTPLESVSPEQRQEILFRVRLAASDHQQTILKRILDGESYGVAPILWRERLEEVGGWDEGFVGWGAEDQDLLERYLSDGRHLVRSEAFAYLHQHHEFESAWREPHLIAENRDRYQRRRIAQTGRGSSDG, encoded by the coding sequence ATGCCCAAGATTTCGTTGTTGGTGCCCTATCGCAACCGCACGGTTCATCTGCGCAACCTGTTGAGCTGGTTTCGTCAGGCGGATGCTCCGGATCGCGAGCTGATCCTGGTGGAGGGCGCGGCGGAGAAGACGGTTCAAAGGCTGGTGGAGGATTGCCCTGGGGCACGCTATCTCTTCGTCGAGAACCCAGACGCCTTCCACCTCAGTCGGCTGCTCAATCGGGGATTGGCGGCGGCGCGAGGAGAGTTGATTCTGCCCTTCGACGTCGACCTGCTGCCGGCGCCTGGGGTCTTCCGGCGCCACGTGGCGGCGGCGGCCTCCGCGCCGCGGCTGGTGGTGGCGGGCTATCGCTTGCTCACTCCCCTGGAGTCGGTCTCCCCGGAGCAACGCCAAGAGATCTTGTTCCGGGTTCGTCTCGCCGCCTCGGATCATCAGCAGACCATCCTCAAACGGATCCTCGACGGTGAGAGCTATGGCGTGGCTCCGATCCTGTGGCGGGAACGCCTGGAAGAGGTCGGCGGCTGGGATGAAGGCTTCGTCGGCTGGGGAGCCGAAGACCAGGATCTCCTCGAGCGCTACCTCAGCGACGGGCGACATTTGGTACGCAGCGAAGCCTTCGCCTACCTGCACCAGCACCACGAGTTCGAGAGCGCCTGGCGGGAGCCCCATCTCATCGCCGAGAACCGAGATCGCTATCAGCGCCGGCGCATCGCCCAGACGGGGCGGGGGTCTTCCGATGGCTGA
- a CDS encoding matrixin family metalloprotease, which produces MKMHDLKIPGYLVLALVALMVASSASAYVLLSPARTWDSAPTYIVDNGGLSSVNDSDGGVSATVQAITSNQAWNGAGSGNVVGATSGNTNNLTLGDGTPMLVFDDPINVCNGNCLAATFTGYYSQRNDGTYRIDDADIVTNTSYSWTSQNEDPNGSGCSSEFYIEGVMVHEIGHGLGLGHTNVNGATMYPSVSSCNNGPASIENDDADGIDALYGGGGPGGGSCTLGQKGDSCSVDGDCCSNKCRGPSGRKTCK; this is translated from the coding sequence ATGAAAATGCATGATTTGAAGATCCCCGGCTATCTGGTTCTCGCCCTGGTAGCCCTGATGGTGGCGAGCAGCGCCTCTGCCTACGTCCTTCTGAGCCCCGCCCGTACTTGGGACAGCGCTCCCACCTACATCGTCGACAACGGCGGCCTGAGCTCCGTCAATGATTCCGACGGTGGTGTCTCGGCCACCGTGCAGGCCATCACCTCGAATCAGGCCTGGAACGGCGCCGGTTCCGGCAACGTGGTCGGAGCCACCTCGGGCAATACCAACAACCTGACCCTCGGAGACGGCACTCCCATGCTGGTCTTCGACGATCCCATCAACGTCTGCAACGGCAACTGTCTGGCGGCCACCTTCACCGGCTATTACAGCCAGCGCAACGATGGCACCTACCGCATCGACGACGCCGACATCGTCACCAACACCTCCTACAGCTGGACTTCCCAGAACGAGGATCCCAACGGCTCCGGCTGCTCCAGCGAGTTCTACATCGAGGGCGTGATGGTGCACGAGATCGGCCACGGTCTGGGCCTCGGCCACACCAACGTCAACGGTGCCACCATGTATCCGTCGGTGTCCTCCTGCAACAACGGCCCGGCCAGCATCGAGAACGACGACGCCGACGGCATCGACGCTCTCTACGGCGGCGGCGGCCCCGGCGGTGGTTCCTGCACCCTCGGGCAGAAGGGTGACTCCTGCTCCGTGGACGGCGACTGCTGCTCCAACAAGTGCCGCGGACCGAGCGGTCGCAAGACCTGTAAGTAA
- a CDS encoding M36 family metallopeptidase, whose protein sequence is MDYRTWSRSPVLRAFGVAVALLAVLWTPLGVEAAQLQDNYRNYDHRDAAQRGVDIFQGPTQEAALNQLRATVPGLEARFEPTTGALRTVSNRTGYLTAGDSEASPLTIGLGFVADHLDLFGLTPADLESAQVQDSVFSKVSGATHLYLVQHHGDIPVYNGQLHLNVNRDGRLISANNAFLPDLAKAINTTTPQIGAVAAVNSALQHLEAGIKVEGRASVASGPTRETQVPHQGVSQDPITAQLMWLPIHRGNARLVWNFQIFTLDSEHAFDFTVDAVDGTVWTRFDWVANDSYRVYEIPAESPNHVTPLPPSDGRTLVIDPADGSASPFGWHDTNGAAGAEFTIHRGNNVHAYDDIDNNNGPPASEPDCGGSLVCDFSIDLTLAPNQYIPAAVANLFYWNNIIHDVQYQYGFDEAAGNFQENNYGAPGAGSDPVDAEAQDGSGTNNANMLTPPDGSNPRMQMYIWTAPTPDKDGDLDNGIIIHEYGHGISNRQVGGPSNVSCLSNTQQAGEGWSDWWSLAYTAETGDAGTDPRGIGTYALDQATTGPGIRTQRYSTDPGVNTWTYSTISTGVSVPHGVGAVWAQGIWEAYWALVDFHGFDPDIYDAAGGSGNQRMMLYVNEGLKNTACSPTFLDNRDGIIQAAVDNYGGEDVCRLWEAFAAYGLGIDAATGGSGSLSATDGFNVPPECQCNPFPVADAGPDQVICLGDSTVVGTPAQPDNTYSWSPGGQTTAQITVSPTTTTTYTVTATTAACGSDSDSATITVDDGTAAGLDEDFELGAGAWTASGLWHLTVNSSCASPGYSSPVNAFYYGQDSTCTYDTGSANTGDLVSPVILGINSASTLTFDYYRVVESFSGTYDTAEVAVSTDGSSWTPVWSRSSADASTAAWQSSGAISLAAYAGQTIQLRFRFNTVDSVSNGFTGWFVDDIVVTGESPCDPGGNTAPVVTITAPADGSTFTDGDNVTFSGTANDAEDGNISASLSWDSSLDGNIGSGASFSTTGLSVGTHTITASVTDGGGLPGSDSITVTVDPASSTTVTFTSLGGEDGWTREQGENSGVGGNSNPNGAGQRPIRAGDDRRDRQWRSVVSFDTSSIPDGATIVSATLRLRRGRLTGANPFATFGSCFVDVQSGGFSGNTALQDSDFEAAATASQAATLTDAPADGDWSEGVLDASGLSAVNKTGTTQLRIYFQLDDNDNRSDDYMGYFSGDNGDAANHPQLVVTYQ, encoded by the coding sequence ATGGACTATCGAACCTGGTCGAGGAGCCCCGTGCTTCGCGCCTTCGGCGTTGCCGTGGCGCTTCTGGCTGTGCTGTGGACGCCGCTGGGCGTTGAAGCGGCCCAGCTCCAAGACAATTACCGCAACTACGATCATCGGGATGCGGCGCAGCGTGGCGTCGACATCTTCCAGGGCCCGACCCAGGAGGCCGCCCTCAATCAGCTGCGGGCCACCGTTCCGGGGCTGGAAGCGCGTTTCGAGCCCACCACCGGGGCCCTGCGCACCGTCTCCAACCGCACTGGCTACCTCACCGCCGGTGACTCCGAGGCGAGCCCGCTGACCATTGGCCTGGGCTTCGTCGCCGATCACCTCGACCTCTTCGGCCTGACCCCGGCGGATCTCGAGAGCGCCCAGGTCCAGGACTCGGTCTTCTCCAAAGTCTCCGGTGCCACCCACCTCTATCTGGTGCAGCACCACGGTGACATCCCGGTCTACAACGGCCAGCTGCACCTCAACGTCAACCGCGACGGTCGGCTGATCAGCGCCAACAACGCGTTCCTGCCGGACCTGGCCAAGGCCATCAACACCACCACTCCTCAAATCGGCGCCGTGGCGGCGGTGAACTCCGCCCTCCAGCACCTGGAGGCGGGGATCAAGGTCGAGGGCCGGGCGAGCGTCGCCAGCGGCCCCACCCGGGAAACCCAGGTTCCCCATCAGGGCGTCTCCCAGGATCCCATCACCGCCCAGCTCATGTGGCTGCCCATCCACCGCGGCAACGCCCGCCTGGTGTGGAACTTCCAGATCTTCACCCTCGACAGCGAGCACGCCTTCGACTTCACCGTCGATGCCGTGGACGGCACCGTCTGGACTCGCTTCGACTGGGTCGCCAACGACTCCTACCGCGTGTACGAGATTCCGGCGGAGAGCCCCAACCACGTGACCCCGCTGCCGCCCTCCGACGGCCGCACCCTGGTCATCGATCCGGCGGACGGTTCCGCGTCCCCCTTCGGCTGGCATGACACCAACGGTGCCGCCGGCGCCGAGTTCACCATCCACCGGGGCAACAACGTCCACGCCTACGACGACATCGACAACAACAATGGACCCCCGGCCAGCGAGCCCGACTGCGGCGGCTCTCTCGTCTGCGATTTCTCCATCGATCTGACCCTGGCGCCGAATCAGTACATTCCGGCGGCGGTGGCCAACCTCTTCTACTGGAACAACATCATCCACGATGTGCAATACCAGTACGGCTTCGACGAGGCGGCGGGCAACTTCCAGGAGAACAACTACGGAGCCCCCGGCGCCGGCAGTGATCCGGTGGACGCCGAGGCCCAGGACGGCTCCGGCACCAACAACGCCAACATGTTGACCCCGCCGGACGGCTCCAACCCGCGCATGCAGATGTACATCTGGACCGCGCCGACCCCCGACAAGGACGGCGATCTGGACAACGGCATCATCATCCACGAGTATGGCCACGGCATTTCCAACCGTCAGGTCGGTGGGCCGTCCAACGTCAGCTGCTTGAGCAACACGCAGCAGGCCGGCGAGGGCTGGAGTGACTGGTGGTCCTTGGCCTACACCGCCGAGACCGGCGACGCCGGCACCGATCCCCGCGGCATCGGCACCTACGCCCTGGACCAGGCCACCACCGGCCCGGGCATCCGCACCCAGCGTTACAGCACCGATCCCGGCGTCAACACCTGGACCTATTCCACCATCAGCACCGGCGTGTCCGTGCCCCACGGCGTCGGCGCGGTGTGGGCCCAGGGCATCTGGGAGGCCTATTGGGCCTTGGTGGATTTCCACGGCTTCGACCCGGACATCTACGATGCTGCCGGCGGCTCCGGCAACCAGCGGATGATGCTCTACGTCAACGAGGGCCTGAAGAACACCGCCTGCTCGCCGACCTTCCTGGACAACCGGGACGGCATCATTCAGGCGGCGGTGGACAACTACGGCGGCGAGGACGTCTGCCGTCTGTGGGAGGCCTTCGCGGCCTACGGCCTGGGTATCGATGCTGCCACCGGCGGTTCCGGCAGCCTGTCCGCTACCGACGGCTTCAACGTGCCGCCGGAGTGTCAGTGCAATCCGTTCCCGGTGGCCGACGCCGGTCCGGACCAGGTGATCTGCCTCGGTGACTCCACCGTCGTGGGGACCCCGGCCCAGCCGGACAACACCTACAGCTGGTCGCCGGGCGGCCAGACCACGGCGCAGATCACCGTCTCGCCGACCACCACCACCACTTACACCGTCACCGCTACCACCGCCGCCTGCGGCAGCGATTCCGACTCCGCCACGATCACCGTCGACGACGGGACCGCCGCTGGCCTGGACGAGGACTTCGAGCTTGGCGCCGGTGCTTGGACCGCCAGCGGTCTGTGGCATCTGACGGTGAACTCCAGCTGTGCTTCGCCGGGCTATTCGTCGCCGGTGAACGCCTTCTACTACGGCCAGGATTCGACCTGCACCTACGACACCGGCTCCGCCAACACCGGTGATCTCGTTTCGCCGGTGATCCTGGGCATCAACTCGGCGTCGACGCTGACCTTCGACTACTACCGCGTGGTGGAATCCTTCAGCGGCACCTACGACACCGCCGAGGTGGCGGTGTCCACCGACGGCAGCAGCTGGACTCCGGTGTGGTCGCGCTCTTCGGCGGATGCGTCCACCGCGGCGTGGCAGAGCAGCGGAGCCATCTCCCTGGCGGCCTACGCCGGGCAGACCATCCAGCTGCGCTTCCGCTTCAACACCGTGGACAGCGTGTCCAACGGCTTCACCGGTTGGTTCGTCGACGACATCGTGGTCACCGGCGAGTCGCCCTGTGATCCCGGCGGCAACACCGCTCCGGTGGTGACCATCACCGCTCCGGCGGACGGCTCCACCTTCACCGATGGGGACAACGTCACCTTCTCCGGCACCGCCAACGATGCCGAGGACGGCAACATCTCCGCGTCCCTGAGCTGGGATTCGAGCCTCGACGGCAACATCGGTTCCGGAGCCTCGTTCTCCACCACCGGGCTGTCCGTGGGCACCCACACCATCACCGCCAGCGTCACCGACGGCGGTGGCCTGCCGGGCTCCGACTCCATCACCGTCACGGTGGATCCCGCTTCTTCCACCACCGTCACCTTCACCTCTCTCGGTGGGGAAGACGGCTGGACCCGGGAGCAGGGGGAGAACAGCGGAGTCGGTGGCAACAGCAATCCCAACGGTGCCGGTCAGCGGCCCATCCGCGCCGGCGACGACCGGCGGGACCGTCAGTGGCGGTCGGTGGTGTCCTTCGACACCTCGTCCATCCCGGACGGCGCCACCATCGTGTCGGCGACCCTGCGGCTGCGCCGCGGACGCCTCACCGGCGCCAACCCCTTCGCCACCTTCGGTAGCTGCTTCGTCGACGTCCAGAGCGGCGGCTTCAGCGGCAACACGGCGTTGCAGGACAGCGACTTCGAGGCCGCCGCCACGGCGTCTCAGGCCGCGACCCTCACCGACGCGCCGGCGGACGGCGATTGGTCCGAGGGCGTCCTAGACGCCTCCGGCCTGTCGGCGGTCAACAAGACCGGCACCACCCAGCTGCGGATTTACTTCCAGCTGGATGACAACGACAACAGGAGCGACGACTACATGGGCTACTTCTCCGGCGACAACGGAGATGCGGCCAACCACCCGCAGCTGGTGGTCACCTACCAGTAG
- the parC gene encoding DNA topoisomerase IV subunit A has translation MAEKKKRRGKKKAESDEAIQLSLQTQDTEQQPLSEFTEKAYLDYSMYVILDRALPHVGDGLKPVQRRIVYAMSELGLSALAKFKKSARTVGDVIGKFHPHGDSACYEAMVLMAQSFSFRYPLVDGQGNWGSQDDPRSFAAMRYTEARLTRYAQTLLSELDQGTVEWGPNFDGTLKEPLMLPARLPNVLLNGASGIAVGMATDIPPHNAREVVAAAVHLLDHPKATVEDLFEHLPGPDFPTEAEIISSPEELLSIYKTGSGSVRARCRWSRENGDVVITALPYQVSGSKVLSQIASQMQAKKLPMVDDLRDESDHENPCRLVVTPRSNRVDVDALMAHLFATTDLERTHRVNVNAIGLDGRPQQMDLKELLKQWLDFRIETVRRRLKHRYDKVLQRLHLLAGFLIAYLNIDEVIAIIRHEEQPKPVLMERFGLTDVQAEAILELKLRYLSRLEEMKIRGEQDELQKERDELERLLGSPKALAGKVREELQADAEEFGDERRSPIVERQAAKAMDESELIPSEAVTIVLSQRGWVRAAKGHDVDGESLSYKAGDGFLGAAPGRSNQQAIFLDSTGRSYSLPAHTLPSARGQGEPLSSSLSPPPGSQFTAVLAGADEDMVLLASDAGYGFVTTLGDLHARPKAGKSVLALPKGSKPLTPRKVTNYEEDLVAGLTDQGRLLVFPIRDLPAMPRGKGNKILNMPRTKRYGQEVLIAVAALTEGDTLRIHAGKRYINLKGSELEPYYGERAQRGSRLPRGFQNPDSIEIL, from the coding sequence ATGGCGGAAAAGAAGAAGCGCCGAGGCAAGAAGAAGGCCGAGAGCGACGAGGCGATCCAGCTGAGCTTGCAGACCCAGGACACCGAGCAGCAACCGCTCTCGGAGTTCACCGAGAAGGCGTACCTGGACTACTCCATGTACGTCATCCTCGACCGCGCTCTGCCCCATGTGGGGGATGGCCTCAAGCCGGTGCAGCGGCGCATCGTCTACGCCATGTCGGAGCTCGGCCTGTCGGCGCTGGCCAAATTCAAGAAATCCGCCCGCACCGTCGGCGACGTCATTGGCAAATTCCATCCCCACGGCGACTCCGCCTGCTACGAGGCCATGGTGCTCATGGCCCAGAGCTTCAGCTTCCGCTATCCGTTGGTGGACGGTCAGGGCAATTGGGGCAGCCAGGACGATCCCCGCTCCTTCGCCGCCATGCGCTACACCGAGGCGCGGCTGACCCGCTATGCTCAGACTCTACTCTCGGAGCTCGACCAGGGAACGGTGGAGTGGGGGCCCAACTTCGACGGCACCCTGAAGGAGCCGTTGATGCTGCCGGCGAGGCTGCCCAACGTGCTGCTCAACGGCGCTTCCGGCATCGCCGTGGGCATGGCCACGGACATTCCGCCCCACAATGCCCGGGAGGTAGTGGCGGCGGCGGTGCATCTGCTGGACCATCCCAAGGCGACGGTGGAGGACCTCTTCGAGCATCTGCCGGGGCCGGACTTTCCCACCGAGGCGGAGATCATCTCGTCGCCGGAGGAACTGCTCTCCATCTACAAGACCGGCAGCGGCTCGGTGCGGGCCCGCTGCCGCTGGAGCCGGGAGAACGGCGACGTGGTGATCACCGCTCTGCCGTACCAGGTCTCCGGCAGCAAGGTGCTGTCCCAGATCGCCTCCCAGATGCAGGCCAAGAAGCTTCCCATGGTGGACGACCTGCGGGACGAGTCGGATCACGAGAATCCTTGCCGGCTGGTGGTGACCCCACGCTCCAACCGGGTGGACGTGGACGCCCTCATGGCCCACCTCTTCGCCACCACCGACCTGGAGCGCACCCACCGGGTCAACGTCAACGCCATCGGCCTCGACGGCCGGCCCCAGCAGATGGATCTCAAGGAGCTCCTGAAGCAGTGGCTCGACTTCCGCATCGAGACCGTGCGCCGGCGCCTCAAGCATCGATACGACAAGGTCTTGCAGCGTCTGCACCTGCTGGCGGGTTTCCTCATCGCCTACCTCAATATCGACGAGGTCATCGCGATCATTCGTCATGAGGAACAGCCCAAGCCGGTGCTGATGGAGCGCTTCGGCCTCACCGACGTGCAGGCGGAGGCGATCCTCGAGCTCAAGCTGCGCTATCTGTCGCGCCTCGAGGAGATGAAGATCCGCGGCGAGCAGGACGAGTTGCAGAAGGAGCGGGACGAGCTGGAGCGGCTCCTCGGCTCGCCGAAGGCGCTGGCTGGGAAGGTGCGGGAGGAGCTGCAGGCGGACGCCGAGGAATTCGGCGACGAGCGCCGCTCGCCCATCGTTGAGCGCCAGGCGGCCAAGGCCATGGACGAGTCGGAGCTGATCCCCAGCGAGGCGGTGACCATCGTGCTCTCCCAGCGCGGTTGGGTGCGCGCCGCCAAGGGGCACGATGTGGACGGCGAGAGCCTGAGCTACAAGGCCGGCGACGGCTTCCTCGGCGCCGCTCCCGGACGCAGCAATCAGCAGGCCATCTTCCTCGACTCCACCGGCCGCTCGTACTCTCTGCCGGCGCACACCCTGCCGTCCGCCCGGGGCCAGGGGGAGCCCCTGTCCAGTAGCCTGTCGCCGCCGCCGGGATCCCAATTCACCGCGGTGCTGGCGGGGGCCGACGAGGACATGGTGCTCCTCGCTTCCGACGCCGGCTACGGCTTCGTCACCACCCTCGGCGATCTCCATGCCCGGCCCAAGGCCGGCAAGTCGGTGCTCGCCCTGCCCAAGGGCTCGAAGCCTCTGACCCCGCGCAAGGTGACGAACTACGAGGAGGACCTGGTGGCGGGGCTGACGGACCAGGGCCGGCTCTTGGTCTTCCCCATCCGCGACCTGCCCGCCATGCCCCGGGGCAAGGGCAACAAGATCCTCAACATGCCGCGCACCAAGCGCTACGGCCAGGAAGTGCTCATCGCCGTCGCCGCCCTCACCGAAGGCGACACCCTGCGCATCCACGCCGGCAAGCGCTACATCAACCTCAAGGGCTCGGAGCTGGAGCCCTATTACGGTGAACGAGCCCAGCGCGGCAGCCGCCTGCCCCGGGGATTCCAGAACCCCGACAGCATCGAGATCCTCTAG
- the parE gene encoding DNA topoisomerase IV subunit B: protein MTNYTAEQIEVLKGLEPVRKRPGMYTLTERPNHLAQEVVDNSVDEAIAGHCKNIAVTVHEDGSVSVEDDGRGMPVDRHKGEKVSGVEVILTRLHAGAKFSGKNYRFSGGLHGVGVSVVNALSERLEVWVRRDGKEHHMIFVDGGHKKQDLKVVGSVGQRNTGTRLRFWPDAQYFDSPKISIPKLKRSLRAKAVLCPGLTITFTHEAKDEDDETWCYEAGLTDYLLDELGDFERVPEEPFTGELSSEEEEVEWAVTWLPEEGDPVTESYVNLIPTPQGGTHVNGFRLGLTEAIREFCEFRNLLPRGVKISPDDVWNRCSYILSLRMREPQFSGQTKERLSSRQAASFASGVTKDAFSLWLNNHTADAERIAQLAIDSAQARQRSAKKVQRKKTVGGPALPGKLADCTSQDLSVTELFLVEGDSAGGSAKQARSREFQAILPLRGKILNTWEVEHGQVLGSQEVHDIAVALGVEPGNAKLDDLRYGKVCILADADSDGLHIATLLCALFVRHFRQLVLAGRVYVAMPPLFRVDVGKKVFYALDESEKNEVLRRTEAGELKGKVNVQRFKGLGEMNPSQLRETTMAPETRRLVQLTLDGGKKADEMLDMLLAKRRSSDRRHWLTAKGDLAEV, encoded by the coding sequence ATGACCAACTACACCGCTGAGCAGATCGAGGTCCTCAAGGGCCTGGAGCCGGTGCGCAAACGCCCCGGCATGTACACCCTCACCGAGCGCCCCAATCACCTCGCCCAGGAGGTGGTGGACAACTCCGTGGACGAGGCCATCGCCGGCCACTGCAAGAACATCGCCGTGACGGTGCACGAGGACGGCTCGGTGTCGGTGGAGGACGATGGCCGGGGCATGCCGGTGGACCGCCACAAGGGAGAGAAAGTCTCCGGCGTCGAAGTGATCCTCACCCGGCTTCACGCCGGCGCCAAATTCTCCGGCAAGAACTACCGCTTCTCCGGCGGCCTCCACGGCGTCGGCGTGTCGGTGGTCAACGCTCTTTCCGAACGCCTCGAGGTGTGGGTGCGCCGGGACGGCAAAGAGCACCACATGATCTTCGTCGACGGTGGGCACAAGAAGCAGGATCTGAAGGTCGTGGGCAGCGTCGGCCAGCGCAACACCGGCACCCGGCTACGCTTCTGGCCCGACGCCCAATACTTCGACTCCCCCAAGATCAGCATCCCGAAGCTCAAGCGCTCCCTCCGCGCCAAAGCGGTGCTGTGCCCCGGGCTGACCATCACCTTCACCCACGAAGCCAAAGACGAGGACGACGAGACCTGGTGCTATGAGGCCGGGCTGACGGATTACCTCCTCGACGAGCTGGGGGACTTCGAGCGCGTGCCCGAGGAGCCCTTCACCGGCGAGCTCTCCTCCGAGGAAGAAGAGGTGGAGTGGGCGGTGACCTGGCTGCCGGAGGAGGGAGATCCGGTTACCGAGAGTTACGTCAACCTCATCCCCACGCCCCAGGGCGGAACCCACGTCAACGGTTTCCGTCTCGGCCTCACCGAGGCCATTCGCGAATTCTGCGAGTTCCGCAACCTGCTGCCGCGGGGGGTCAAGATCAGCCCCGACGACGTTTGGAACCGGTGCAGCTACATCCTCTCCCTGCGCATGCGCGAGCCTCAGTTTTCCGGCCAGACCAAGGAGCGCCTGTCCTCCCGCCAGGCGGCGAGCTTCGCCTCCGGGGTGACCAAGGACGCCTTCAGCCTGTGGCTCAACAACCACACCGCCGACGCCGAACGCATCGCCCAGCTGGCCATCGACAGCGCCCAGGCGCGGCAGCGCTCGGCGAAGAAGGTGCAGCGCAAAAAGACCGTCGGCGGGCCGGCGCTGCCCGGCAAGCTGGCGGATTGCACCAGCCAGGACCTGTCGGTGACGGAGCTCTTCCTGGTGGAGGGAGACTCCGCCGGCGGCTCCGCCAAGCAGGCCCGGAGCCGGGAATTCCAGGCCATCCTGCCGCTGCGGGGCAAGATCCTCAACACCTGGGAGGTGGAGCACGGCCAGGTGCTGGGCTCCCAGGAGGTCCACGACATCGCCGTCGCGTTGGGGGTGGAGCCGGGCAATGCCAAGCTCGACGACCTGCGCTACGGCAAAGTGTGCATTCTCGCCGACGCCGACTCCGACGGCTTGCACATCGCGACCCTCCTCTGTGCCCTCTTCGTCCGCCACTTCCGCCAGCTGGTTCTCGCCGGCCGCGTGTACGTGGCCATGCCGCCGCTCTTTCGAGTGGACGTTGGCAAGAAGGTCTTCTACGCCCTCGACGAGAGCGAGAAGAACGAGGTGCTGCGGCGCACCGAGGCGGGGGAGCTCAAGGGCAAGGTCAACGTCCAGCGTTTCAAGGGGCTGGGGGAGATGAATCCCAGCCAGCTGCGGGAAACCACCATGGCACCGGAGACCCGGCGGCTGGTGCAGCTGACCCTGGACGGCGGCAAGAAGGCGGACGAGATGCTCGACATGCTGCTGGCCAAGCGCCGGTCCTCGGATCGCCGCCACTGGCTCACCGCCAAGGGCGATCTGGCGGAAGTCTAA